A genomic region of Arvicola amphibius chromosome X, mArvAmp1.2, whole genome shotgun sequence contains the following coding sequences:
- the Ace2 gene encoding angiotensin-converting enzyme 2 isoform X2 produces MDTYPSYISPTGCLPAHLLGDMWGRFWTNLYPLTVPFGQKPNIDVTDAMVNQGWDAERIFKEAEKFFVSVGLPHMTQGFWKNSMLVDPGNDRKVVCHPTAWDLGKDDFRIKMCTKVTMDNFLTAHHEMGHIQYDMAYATQPYLLRNGANEGFHEAVGEIMSLSAATPEHLKSIGLLPSDFQEDSETEINFLLKQALTIVGTLPFTYMLEKWRWMVFKGEIPKEQWMEKWWEMKREIVGVVEPLPHDETYCDPAALFHVSNDYSFIRYYTRTIYQFQFQEALCQAAKHDGPLHKCDISNSTEAGQKLLNMLRLGKSEPWTLALENVVGTRNMDVRPLLNYFEPLFVWLKEQNKNSFVGWNTDWSPYADQSIKVRISLKSALGENAYVWNDNEMYLFRASVAYAMRVHFANKNQTVPFGVEDIRVSGLTPRVSFNFFVTSPENVSDVIPRSEVESAISFSRDRINDIFRLDDNSLEFLGIYPTLAPPYQPPVTIWLIVFGVVMGLVVLGIIILIVTGIRGRKKKNETKREENPYDSVDIGKGESNAGFQNNDDVQTSF; encoded by the exons gGCTGGGATGCAGAAAGGATATTTAAAGAGGCAGAgaagttctttgtttctgttggcCTTCCTCATATGACTCAAGGATTCTGGAAAAACTCAATGCTGGTTGATCCAGGCAATGATCGGAAAGTGGTCTGCCATCCCACAGCTTGGGACCTGGGGAAGGATGACTTCAG AATCAAGATGTGTACAAAGGTCACAATGGACAACTTCCTGACAGCCCATCACGAGATGGGACACATCCAATACGACATGGCATATGCCACACAGCCTTACCTGCTAAGAAATGGAGCCAATGAAGGCTTCCATGAAGCTGTTGGGGAAATCATGTCACTTTCTGCAGCGACACCGGAGCATCTGAAATCCATTGGTCTTCTGCCGTCCGATTTTCAGGAAGATAGTG aaacagaaataaacttCCTACTCAAGCAAGCCCTGACCATTGTTGGGACGCTGCCATTCACTTACATGCTAGAGAAGTGGCGGTGGATGGTCTTTAAGGGAGAAATTCCCAAAGAACAGTGGATGGAGAAGTGGTGGGAGATGAA GCGAGAGATCGTGGGTGTGGTGGAGCCTCTGCCTCACGACGAAACATACTGTGACCCTGCAGCTCTGTTCCACGTGTCTAATGATTACTCGTTCATCCG ATATTACACAAGGACCATTTATCAGTTCCAGTTTCAAGAAGCCCTTTGTCAAGCAGCTAAACATGATGGCCCACTGCACAAATGTGACATCTCAAATTCCACCGAAGCTGGACAGAAGTTGCT CAATATGCTGCGTCTCGGAAAATCAGAACCCTGGACCCTAGCATTGGAAAATGTGGTAGGAACAAGGAATATGGATGTAAGACCACTGCTCAATTACTTTGAGCCATTGTTTGtctggctgaaggagcagaacaagAATTCTTTTGTGGGGTGGAACACTGACTGGAGTCCAT ATGCCGACCAAAGCATTAAAGTGAGGATAAGCCTAAAGTCAGCTCTTGGGGAAAATGCA TACGTATGGAACGACAACGAAATGTACCTGTTCCGAGCATCTGTTGCATATGCCATGAGAGTCCATTTtgcaaacaaaaaccagacagtTCCTTTTGG GGTGGAAGATATACGGGTGAGTGGTTTGACACCGAGAGTCTCTTTCAACTTCTTCGTCACTTCTCCCGAAAATGTGTCTGACGTCATTCCTAGGAGTGAAGTGGAAAGTGCCATCAG TTTTTCTAGGGACCGCATCAATGATATTTTCCGCCTGGATGATAACAGCCTGGAGTTTCTGGGGATTTACCCAACACTTGCGCCACCTTACCAGCCTCCTGTCACCATATGGCTGATTGTTTTTGGCGTCGTGATGGGGCTTGTAGTGCTCGGCATCATCATCTTGATTGTCACTGGGATCAGAGGTCGAAAGAA gaaaaatgaaacaaaaagagaagaaaatccttATGACTCTGTGGACATCGGTAAAGGAGAAAGTAATGCAGGGTTCCAAAACAATGATGATGTTCAGACTTCATTTTAG